A window of the Thermococcus sp. M39 genome harbors these coding sequences:
- the mtnA gene encoding S-methyl-5-thioribose-1-phosphate isomerase, whose translation MELKYKPEELTKLPRSVEYKDKKVYLIDQKLLPWEFKVISISTVEQVAKAIKTMQVRGAPAIGAAAAFGLALYAERSKAETKDEFFDGFYRAYEILKNTRPTAVNLFWALNRIKNLVEEHREDSLSEIKRLIVEEAQRIADEDVEANLRMGHIGAEILPKGNVLTHCNAGSLATVHLGTVGAVLRVMHKEGKLNLLWVDETRPVLQGARLSAWEYHYDGIPLKLIADNMAGFVMQQGKVDAVIVGADRIVANGDFANKIGTYTLAVLAKEHGIPFFTVAPLSTIDMSLKSGKEIPIEERSKEEVLTCGGCKIAPDVDVYNPAFDVTPHKYLTAIITDKGVVYPPFERNLKKLFED comes from the coding sequence ATGGAGCTCAAGTACAAACCAGAGGAACTTACAAAACTCCCAAGGAGCGTTGAGTATAAAGATAAGAAAGTTTACCTCATTGACCAAAAGCTTTTACCTTGGGAATTTAAGGTCATATCTATAAGTACTGTTGAGCAAGTTGCAAAAGCTATAAAGACAATGCAGGTGAGAGGTGCACCAGCAATAGGGGCCGCAGCTGCTTTTGGTTTAGCCTTATATGCCGAGAGGAGCAAGGCAGAAACAAAGGATGAGTTTTTTGATGGCTTTTACAGGGCATACGAAATTCTGAAAAACACCCGTCCAACGGCGGTGAACCTCTTCTGGGCGTTGAATAGAATAAAAAACCTTGTCGAAGAACATAGAGAAGATAGTCTAAGTGAAATAAAGCGCTTGATAGTTGAGGAAGCTCAAAGAATAGCGGATGAAGATGTTGAAGCAAACCTGAGGATGGGACACATTGGAGCTGAAATTCTGCCAAAGGGGAATGTATTGACGCACTGTAACGCTGGAAGCTTGGCAACTGTTCACCTTGGAACTGTTGGTGCTGTTTTAAGAGTTATGCACAAAGAAGGAAAGCTCAACTTACTTTGGGTTGATGAAACAAGACCGGTTCTGCAGGGCGCTCGCTTATCTGCATGGGAATATCACTACGATGGTATTCCACTCAAGCTCATTGCCGATAATATGGCTGGCTTTGTAATGCAGCAGGGAAAAGTTGATGCTGTAATTGTTGGCGCTGATAGAATCGTTGCAAACGGTGACTTTGCAAATAAGATTGGAACTTATACTTTGGCTGTATTAGCTAAGGAGCACGGGATTCCATTCTTTACAGTTGCACCGCTATCAACAATTGACATGAGCCTCAAGAGCGGCAAGGAGATACCAATTGAAGAGCGCAGCAAAGAAGAAGTTCTAACATGCGGCGGCTGTAAGATTGCTCCAGACGTTGATGTCTACAATCCAGCTTTTGATGTTACGCCTCACAAGTATCTGACGGCAATAATAACAGACAAGGGCGTTGTTTATCCTCCATTTGAGAGGAACTTGAAGAAGCTGTTTGAGGATTAG
- a CDS encoding MBL fold metallo-hydrolase: protein MIPIEIPPNTVMLKGIGWDSNIYLVRDENEALIIDTGTGVYWHKYINVWLNENYLKGVEKITIFNTHEHFDHVGGNLAFERYFKERGIEVYFAAHKYTAEALESGDDYVILSFYHGRSYTPHEVHLKLSGGDTLRVGNLELIVIHTPGHTRGSTCLYEPKEKLLFTGDTIFNRTVGRTDFPTGSLEMLRKSLQKLEKLDVYLGLPGHGRVIKSWKENLEYVKHLLEDFE, encoded by the coding sequence ATGATCCCCATCGAAATTCCGCCAAACACTGTGATGCTCAAAGGTATTGGTTGGGACTCAAACATATATCTAGTTAGAGACGAAAATGAAGCGCTGATAATAGACACCGGCACTGGAGTTTATTGGCATAAATACATTAATGTCTGGCTCAACGAGAACTATCTGAAAGGTGTTGAAAAAATTACAATTTTCAACACACATGAGCATTTTGATCATGTTGGTGGAAACCTAGCTTTTGAGAGATATTTCAAGGAGAGAGGAATCGAAGTTTACTTTGCGGCCCATAAATATACGGCTGAAGCATTGGAAAGCGGGGATGACTATGTGATACTTTCATTTTACCATGGAAGAAGCTACACCCCCCATGAAGTCCATTTAAAGCTGAGCGGTGGAGACACTTTACGAGTTGGCAACCTTGAGCTGATTGTAATTCACACTCCCGGACATACGAGGGGAAGTACTTGCCTGTATGAGCCGAAGGAAAAGCTCCTTTTCACTGGAGACACGATTTTCAACAGAACAGTTGGAAGAACAGATTTCCCTACGGGAAGTCTAGAGATGCTCAGAAAGTCTCTCCAAAAGCTTGAAAAGCTTGACGTCTATCTCGGTTTGCCAGGTCATGGAAGGGTTATAAAAAGCTGGAAAGAAAACCTTGAGTATGTAAAACACCTTCTGGAGGACTTCGAATGA
- a CDS encoding M20/M25/M40 family metallo-hydrolase, with product MKAERAKEILINLLKIPSPSGKEDRLALHIMEFLHKLGYDVHIESDGEIINLIVNPDAELFYEVHMDTIDIRVQPFIRGNIVYGTGASDVKGGLASILLMLESLKKEGKDLNVGIVFVSDEEKGGRGSALFMERYRPKMAIVLEPTDLEVHIAHAGNIEAYFEVDGKEAHGACPESGENAIELTYRMLEELKALEPFKQKGKYFDPHIGLQELVCENPYYLIPALCKGRLEARLLPEQEVEDILDLFEPILEEYTLRYEYTEIWDGYELDENEEIVQIAKKAMDLTGLDEFGGMRSWTDAINFMYNGTKTIVFGPGNLDISHTKNEHIDVRDVVKASEFLTVVNDIFGKS from the coding sequence ATGAAAGCTGAGAGAGCCAAGGAAATTTTGATTAATCTGCTGAAAATTCCGTCTCCTTCCGGAAAGGAAGACAGATTGGCATTGCATATTATGGAGTTCCTCCACAAACTCGGTTATGATGTCCACATAGAGAGCGATGGCGAGATAATAAACCTCATCGTTAACCCAGATGCCGAGCTCTTCTATGAGGTACACATGGATACAATTGACATAAGGGTTCAGCCATTCATAAGAGGTAACATTGTCTACGGAACTGGAGCGAGTGATGTAAAAGGAGGTTTGGCGAGCATTTTGCTTATGCTTGAGAGCCTAAAGAAGGAAGGTAAGGACTTAAACGTTGGAATTGTCTTTGTCAGTGATGAGGAGAAGGGAGGAAGAGGATCTGCTTTGTTTATGGAACGTTACAGACCAAAGATGGCAATTGTTTTAGAACCAACTGACCTTGAAGTTCACATAGCCCATGCTGGAAATATTGAGGCTTACTTTGAGGTTGACGGAAAAGAAGCCCACGGAGCTTGTCCAGAGAGCGGTGAGAATGCCATTGAGCTGACTTATAGGATGCTGGAGGAGCTTAAGGCTTTGGAACCGTTTAAGCAGAAGGGTAAGTACTTTGACCCTCACATTGGACTGCAAGAGCTTGTCTGCGAGAATCCATATTACCTAATCCCAGCTCTATGTAAGGGTCGTCTTGAAGCTCGTCTGTTACCAGAGCAGGAAGTTGAGGATATTCTCGACTTATTCGAACCAATACTTGAGGAGTACACGCTGAGATATGAATACACAGAGATATGGGACGGCTACGAGCTTGATGAGAACGAGGAAATTGTGCAGATAGCTAAGAAGGCAATGGATTTAACTGGCTTAGATGAATTTGGAGGAATGAGGAGCTGGACAGATGCAATAAACTTCATGTACAACGGAACAAAGACCATAGTCTTTGGGCCTGGCAACTTGGACATCTCACACACGAAGAATGAACATATAGATGTGAGAGATGTCGTTAAAGCGAGCGAGTTCTTAACTGTCGTGAATGATATTTTTGGGAAGAGCTGA
- a CDS encoding iron-containing alcohol dehydrogenase produces the protein MQFFSLKTRIVLGEGSLSYIKSVAKKHSRVLIFSSKSMRVHGFLNEAMNYVEDANAEVEAITGVPAEPSYEYVESIMPKVREFQPDLIVALGGGSVIDVAKAVKVFYDAPELKFEEVAFISRFEKPKPIPKLKTPLIAIPSTSGAGSEVSAASVLKKGDIKYNLVSFEIAPEFAILDPRLPRTMPKEVARNSGLDVLVHGIEAYTTTAATPFSDAVAIKAIKLVYKYLPLSVQDDEKARENVHYAATMAGIAFLNARLGLCHSLSHKAAWIAPHGLLNAIFLPYVMEFNMRSEYARKRYAEIARELGFNTAQELIEVIKEFNEMLGVPKLSELVSEDEFLSKLDEMSEKAYHDPLINFNPVEPSAEEIKELYKRAFYGE, from the coding sequence ATGCAGTTCTTTAGCTTAAAGACGAGGATAGTTTTAGGGGAAGGAAGCTTAAGCTACATAAAGAGCGTTGCAAAAAAGCACAGCAGAGTTTTAATATTCTCAAGCAAATCAATGAGAGTTCACGGGTTTTTAAATGAGGCAATGAACTATGTGGAAGATGCAAATGCAGAGGTTGAAGCAATAACAGGAGTTCCAGCAGAGCCGAGCTATGAATACGTCGAAAGTATAATGCCAAAGGTCAGGGAGTTCCAGCCAGACTTGATAGTTGCCTTAGGCGGAGGAAGTGTAATAGATGTGGCAAAGGCAGTTAAGGTTTTCTATGATGCCCCAGAGCTTAAGTTTGAGGAGGTTGCATTCATAAGCCGCTTTGAGAAGCCAAAGCCAATCCCTAAGCTCAAGACTCCATTAATAGCAATCCCTTCAACGAGCGGAGCTGGGAGTGAGGTTTCAGCAGCAAGTGTTCTTAAAAAAGGAGATATTAAATACAACCTTGTGAGCTTTGAAATTGCTCCAGAGTTTGCAATTCTCGATCCAAGGTTGCCGAGGACAATGCCAAAAGAAGTCGCAAGGAACAGCGGACTGGATGTTCTAGTGCACGGAATTGAAGCTTATACAACAACCGCAGCGACACCTTTCAGCGATGCGGTGGCAATCAAAGCCATAAAGCTCGTCTACAAGTATCTTCCTCTCTCAGTTCAAGATGATGAAAAGGCAAGAGAAAATGTCCACTACGCAGCAACAATGGCTGGAATAGCTTTTCTTAATGCCCGATTAGGCTTGTGTCACAGCTTAAGCCATAAAGCAGCTTGGATTGCCCCTCACGGCTTATTAAATGCAATATTCTTGCCCTATGTTATGGAGTTCAACATGAGGAGCGAATATGCAAGAAAACGCTATGCAGAGATAGCAAGAGAGCTTGGCTTTAACACTGCCCAAGAGCTGATTGAAGTCATCAAAGAGTTCAATGAGATGCTTGGAGTTCCAAAGCTGAGTGAACTTGTAAGTGAGGATGAATTCCTCTCAAAGCTTGACGAAATGAGCGAAAAAGCCTACCACGATCCGCTAATAAACTTCAACCCAGTTGAGCCAAGCGCTGAGGAAATAAAAGAGCTGTATAAGAGAGCCTTCTATGGTGAGTAA
- a CDS encoding DUF504 domain-containing protein: protein MRKGSVKEALAKIKYDPRENEGDYYIVIEHRGAYGDVKKIPVEIIELGHGYFFIGETQIPYHRILAVVRKDGRVIWKKRGLSREPKF from the coding sequence ATGAGAAAGGGCTCAGTAAAAGAGGCATTGGCAAAGATAAAGTATGATCCAAGAGAAAACGAGGGCGATTACTACATAGTGATTGAGCATAGAGGGGCGTATGGTGATGTGAAGAAAATCCCAGTGGAAATTATTGAACTTGGACATGGTTATTTCTTTATTGGCGAAACGCAGATTCCTTACCACAGAATTCTTGCTGTCGTTAGAAAAGATGGGAGAGTAATATGGAAGAAAAGAGGACTAAGCAGAGAGCCTAAATTCTGA
- a CDS encoding DEAD/DEAH box helicase, with the protein MHILLRKAIEEKFGRLNELQLRAFSEISSGKSVLIIAPTGSGKTEAAVLPVLDAILKNDLKPISALYIAPIKALNRDLLERLEWWGAKTGIRVEVRHGDTSAYKKAKQTKNPPHLLIITPETLGVILAMKSLRAYLRNVKFVIVDEIAELVDNKRGVQLILGLERLAEIAEFQRIGLSATVGNEEEIREWLKADAIVKPSLRKEYSIKVLFPSPDERDLELAEKLKLPVDVATRLRVLWDIVEKHKRALIFTNTRQFAEILAHRLKAWGKPVEVHHGSLSKEARIQAEKSLKEGKIKALICTSSMELGIDIGDVDVVIQYMSPRQVNRLIQRIGRARHRLGGVSKGYIITANVEDYLESLIIAQRAIEGKLERVKPYENALDVLAHFVVGLLIEYKHLPKDRPFEIAKRAYPYRNLKWENYEGVLNLLQEAHLIGYDEDKGILFLRRGAYAYYYENLSTIPDEISYRVFDVSSGHIIGRLDESFVMDLEEGMEFIMHGRSWILLGIDEEAKLLKVRESKSLESAIPSWEGEMIPVPLEVALDVGRLKRELLFDLERAKRIIKDVELSEEELRKAKEILERQEPLSTDRDAGIESLPKALVIHADFGNQVNEAIGRFVWSFLSMRYGKVFTMRAQAHAIVFKTPFQLNPSEVKSYLLQDGRALPFVISKSLGESTVYRWRMLNVAKRIGALRRDAKIRKVEKLFEGTIIEKETLNEIFHDKLDIENATKILDKIKSGMIRIKTTLNSEPSPLAQLNINIGGEFLISGELEKDEILELFKERLLDTEVMLVCINCGWSSRTKVSRLRERLKYLECPKCSSRMIAVAHPIDAEEFLKAFKKLKHRKKLEKSEERAYRKLIKAADLVQSYGFDAVLALASYGTGPDTAARLLSQYRGEALLVALMEREREFIRTRRFWVDKGEKEMNGDNKIQ; encoded by the coding sequence ATGCATATCCTCCTCAGAAAAGCCATTGAAGAAAAGTTTGGCAGGCTTAATGAGCTTCAGCTTAGAGCTTTTAGTGAGATTAGCTCAGGAAAGAGTGTTTTAATTATTGCTCCCACGGGAAGCGGAAAAACTGAAGCTGCTGTTCTGCCTGTTTTAGATGCAATTTTGAAGAATGATTTAAAACCAATCTCCGCCCTATACATCGCTCCTATCAAAGCTCTGAACAGGGATCTGCTCGAGCGTTTGGAATGGTGGGGAGCTAAAACTGGAATTAGAGTTGAAGTGAGACACGGCGACACTTCCGCATATAAAAAAGCAAAGCAGACAAAAAACCCTCCACACCTTTTGATAATCACTCCCGAAACTCTTGGAGTAATCCTGGCAATGAAATCGCTCAGAGCTTATTTGAGGAATGTCAAGTTCGTCATAGTTGATGAGATAGCAGAGCTTGTTGACAATAAGAGAGGAGTACAGTTAATTTTGGGTCTTGAGCGCTTAGCTGAGATTGCAGAATTCCAAAGAATCGGACTAAGCGCAACGGTTGGAAATGAGGAAGAAATTAGGGAGTGGCTGAAAGCCGATGCAATTGTAAAGCCCTCACTTAGAAAGGAGTATTCCATAAAGGTCCTCTTCCCTTCTCCGGATGAAAGAGATTTGGAGCTTGCTGAAAAGTTAAAGCTTCCTGTAGATGTGGCGACTCGTTTGAGGGTTCTCTGGGACATTGTGGAGAAGCATAAACGGGCTTTGATTTTCACAAATACAAGGCAGTTTGCTGAAATCTTAGCTCATCGCTTAAAAGCTTGGGGCAAACCAGTTGAAGTTCACCATGGAAGTTTGTCAAAAGAAGCGAGGATACAAGCTGAGAAGTCCCTAAAAGAGGGAAAAATCAAGGCTTTGATATGCACTTCTTCTATGGAGCTCGGTATAGACATTGGAGATGTTGATGTCGTTATCCAATACATGAGTCCGAGACAAGTAAACAGATTAATTCAGCGCATAGGGAGGGCAAGGCACAGGCTTGGAGGAGTCAGCAAGGGGTACATAATCACAGCCAATGTTGAGGACTACCTCGAAAGCTTAATCATAGCACAGAGGGCCATTGAGGGGAAGCTTGAGAGAGTTAAGCCGTATGAAAATGCCCTCGATGTCTTGGCGCACTTTGTTGTCGGCTTGCTGATTGAATACAAGCATCTGCCAAAGGATAGACCTTTTGAAATTGCCAAGAGAGCTTACCCATACAGAAACTTGAAATGGGAAAATTATGAAGGAGTTTTAAACCTCCTACAAGAGGCCCATCTGATAGGTTACGATGAAGATAAGGGCATTCTCTTCTTGAGGAGAGGGGCTTATGCTTATTACTACGAGAATCTTTCAACGATTCCCGATGAGATATCTTACAGAGTTTTTGACGTTTCAAGCGGGCATATAATAGGCCGATTAGATGAGAGCTTCGTTATGGACTTAGAAGAGGGAATGGAGTTCATAATGCACGGTAGAAGCTGGATTCTTCTTGGTATTGATGAAGAAGCAAAGCTGCTCAAAGTGAGAGAGAGCAAAAGCCTTGAGAGCGCAATTCCGAGTTGGGAAGGTGAGATGATTCCTGTTCCTTTGGAAGTTGCTTTGGATGTTGGAAGACTGAAAAGGGAACTGCTGTTTGACCTTGAGAGAGCGAAAAGGATTATTAAAGATGTTGAACTTAGTGAGGAAGAGCTGAGAAAAGCCAAGGAAATTCTCGAAAGGCAAGAGCCTTTAAGCACAGATAGAGATGCCGGTATTGAATCCCTGCCAAAGGCTCTTGTAATCCATGCAGACTTTGGGAATCAGGTTAATGAAGCCATTGGAAGATTTGTATGGAGTTTTCTCTCAATGAGATATGGGAAAGTTTTCACAATGAGAGCGCAAGCCCATGCAATTGTGTTTAAAACTCCATTCCAGCTCAATCCGAGTGAAGTGAAAAGCTATCTCCTCCAAGACGGTAGAGCTTTGCCCTTTGTGATTTCAAAAAGCTTAGGGGAGAGCACAGTTTACAGATGGAGAATGCTGAACGTGGCAAAGAGGATTGGCGCTTTGAGGAGAGATGCTAAAATAAGAAAAGTTGAGAAGCTTTTTGAAGGCACGATAATTGAGAAGGAAACTCTAAATGAGATTTTCCACGACAAGCTCGACATCGAGAATGCAACTAAAATTTTGGACAAAATAAAAAGCGGCATGATTAGAATTAAAACCACCTTAAATTCTGAACCTTCACCATTAGCTCAGCTGAATATAAACATCGGCGGAGAGTTCTTAATCAGCGGAGAGCTTGAAAAAGACGAAATCCTTGAGCTGTTCAAAGAGAGGCTACTGGATACTGAAGTTATGCTGGTCTGTATAAACTGTGGCTGGAGCTCAAGAACGAAAGTTTCCCGCTTAAGGGAGCGCCTAAAGTATCTAGAGTGTCCCAAGTGTTCTTCAAGAATGATTGCCGTTGCTCATCCAATTGATGCAGAGGAATTCCTCAAAGCTTTTAAAAAGCTCAAACACCGTAAAAAGCTGGAAAAAAGTGAGGAGAGAGCCTACAGAAAGCTAATAAAGGCAGCGGATTTGGTTCAGAGTTACGGCTTCGATGCAGTTTTGGCTTTAGCGAGCTACGGGACAGGGCCAGATACCGCAGCTAGACTTTTGAGCCAGTACAGAGGTGAGGCTCTGCTAGTTGCTCTGATGGAGCGTGAGAGAGAGTTCATAAGGACTAGGAGATTCTGGGTGGACAAGGGAGAGAAAGAAATGAATGGAGACAATAAGATACAATAA